The sequence GCCTTTACTTGCCATTTCGCGACAACAAAAAGATGCATTACAAGCCTATTTAGATAATCAAAATATCGATACTCAAGTAGAAATTGCCATGACGTACGGCAATCCATCAATGCAAAGTGCGGTAAAAAACTTGCTTGAAAATCAAGTTGAGCGAATTATTGTTTTGCCACTTTATCCGCAATACTCTAGCTCAACCACGGGCGCAGTATTTGATGCTTTCGCTAACGCCCTTAAAGAAGAACGAGGATTAGTGCCCTTTGATTTTATCCATTCTTATCATGTCGATGAGAATTACATTGATGCGTTAGTCAATTCCATAAAAGCGCGGTTAAAACCCGATGAGTTTTTGTTATTTTCTTATCATGGTATTCCTTTGCGTTATGAAAAAATGGGCGATTATTATCGTGAACATTGTAAACAAACGACTATTGCAGTTGTTAATAAGCTGGGCTTAACAGAAAACCAATGGGGAATGACGTTTCAATCTCGCTTTGGGCGTGAAGAATGGCTACAGCCTTATACCGATAAATTTTTAGAATCTGCTGCAACACAGAACATTCAAAAAATTGCCGTTATTTGCCCAG comes from Haemophilus haemolyticus and encodes:
- the hemH gene encoding ferrochelatase; translation: MTKPAKIGVLLANLGTPDSPTPKSISRYLWQFLTDPRVVDLPRCKWYPLLKAIILPLRSKRIAKNYQSIWTAQGSPLLAISRQQKDALQAYLDNQNIDTQVEIAMTYGNPSMQSAVKNLLENQVERIIVLPLYPQYSSSTTGAVFDAFANALKEERGLVPFDFIHSYHVDENYIDALVNSIKARLKPDEFLLFSYHGIPLRYEKMGDYYREHCKQTTIAVVNKLGLTENQWGMTFQSRFGREEWLQPYTDKFLESAATQNIQKIAVICPGFSVDCLETIEEIDKENRENFLNNGGQSYQYIPALNVEHAHIEMMGKLILEKLA